A genomic segment from Plasmodium coatneyi strain Hackeri chromosome 1, complete sequence encodes:
- a CDS encoding KIR protein: MPDPEKAQATLTEDLEKLTSYKDFYDKFKKGCSDYNSCDRSSTKDLEDKLQKCPKSEKYKEKIIKACCCMSTMDEERGVEYKKKCNFLYYWTVDILMKEIGISSLSAAAQDVTGALESFLQKHGCKILDPDSIDKDTIEARKKIFDYNYDYGELQQLLKSSGSECNQNYLNYLKGIFLTYDTVKTECKRPNTETNEYCTKLKEMFDDDKKSPQQLTLKCGSIQETEAILRARAKAALQENCQEKGLPSQQIYCKLNQASGTCDSGRSDPTPELKVALKTYLKEGGDYADKIVKGWCYANGSGKGNLSNKEERCKYLYYWTADTLLDSLKKEGDLSNAMNVIYSKLGGSGRNIDCTNLYPNMQWYHLRNMGQVYNYSQDHDTIKKCTEDPQPSDSNCTNGEYSTYLDGAFSSYKYMKRQCEGDKDKQWCTDFNKMAEERTYNDLLQLKCFLKHTPDCPNITLPAILGTLTSIGLPTFAFLLYKVLT, translated from the exons ATGCCAGATCCGGAGAAAGCGCAAGCAACGCTAACG GAAGATTTAGAAAAATTAACTTCCTACAAGGATTTCTATGATAAGTTTAAGAAAGGCTGCAGTGACTACAATAGTTGTGATAGAAGCTCTACAAAAGACTTGGAAGATAAGTTGCAAAAATGTCCCAAGAGTGAGAAatataaagagaaaattataaaagcATGTTGCTGCATGTCCACAATGGATGAGGAAAGAGGAGTAGAATATAAGAAGAAATGTAACTTCCTCTATTACTGGACTGTTGACATTTTAATGAAGGAGATTGGTATTTCCTCATTATCTGCAGCTGCACAGGATGTCACAGGGGCATTGGAAAGTTTTTTGCAGAAACATGGATGTAAAATTCTCGACCCTGATAGTATTGATAAGGATACTATCgaagcaaggaaaaaaatattcgattACAACTACGACTATGGTGAACTGCAGCAGCTATTAAAGAGTAGTGGGTCTGAGTGTAATCAGAATTATTTAAATTACCtgaagggaatttttttaacctatGATACTGTCAAGACAGAGTGTAAGCGCCCAAACACTGAAACGAACGAATACTGTACTAAACTTAAGGAAATGTTTGATGATGACAAAAAAAGTCCACAGCAGTTAACGTTGAAATGTGGATCAATACAGGAAACAGAAGCCATATTAAGGGCGAGGGCGAAGGCAGCACTGCAG GAGAACTGCCAAGAGAAAGGTCTACCCTCACAACAGATATACTGTAAACTCAATCAGGCCAGTGGTACGTGTGATAGTGGTAGGAGTGACCCTACACCAGAGTTAAAGGTAGCACTGAAAACATATCTCAAAGAGGGGGGAGATTATGCCGATAAGATTGTGAAGGGGTGGTGTTACGCGAATGGAAGTGGGAAGGGCAATTTGTCCAATAAGGAAGAACgttgtaaatatttatattattggacaGCGGACACATTGCTGGACTCCctgaagaaggagggggacCTCTCAAACGCCATGAATGTAATCTACAGTAAATTAGGGGGCTCAGGAAGAAATATTGATTGCACTAATTTATATCCTAATATGCAGTGGTATCACCTCAGAAATATGGGAcaagtatataattattccCAAGACCATGATACTATAAAGAAGTGCACAGAAGATCCCCAACCTTCCGACTCTAACTGTACTAATGGAGAATATTCTACTTACCTCGACGGTGCTTTTTcatcctataaatatatgaaacGACAATGTGAAGGTGATAAGGATAAACAATGGTGTACGGACTTCAATAAAATGGCCGAAGAACGTACTTATAACGACTTACTACaattaaaatgtttcttAAAACATACACCAGATTGTCCAAACATCACCCTCCCTGCTATATTGGGCACACTAACCTCGATAGGACTACCAACTTTTGCATTTCTGCTATATAAAGTACTTACATAA
- a CDS encoding KIR protein, with the protein MPDPAKTSLKVPKLDKSNSDIFFYSKFNKETDKCDGNSTINSIKGKLEMELQSYAGVQDNKEKIIKGVCSASKMEGTSSSPSLYSDRCNFLFFWIGELLSKSLDDILFSTIVQLICTELEKWYTTNGCKILCTSANKDLFLKRKTIFDYYHDNSVILTAILSKDSNCVTKYVPYLEKILPIYNEVKDDCDGNSKTDPYCKEFVTWFKDENDPEQLKTQCDSAQERFGPKPGPRSGPGTTASNVGSTALPTAAIVPSALAAVGLPTIVTFLLYKVQF; encoded by the exons atgccAGACCCAGCAAAAACATCTCTAAAA GTACCAAAACTGGACAAGTCAAATTcagatatatttttctacagTAAATTCAATAAAGAAACGGACAAATGTGATGGTAATAGTACCATCAATAGTATAAAGGGTAAATTAGAAATGGAGCTGCAGAGTTACGCAGGTGTTCAAGataacaaggaaaaaattataaaagggGTTTGTTCTGCatcaaaaatggaaggaacaaGCAGTTCACCATCATTATATAGCGACCGCTGCaattttctgttcttttggATAGGGGAACTACTATCGAAGAGTTTAGatgatattttattttcgacTATTGTACAGTTAATTTGCACGGAATTAGAAAAGTGGTACACTACGAATGGGTGTAAAATTCTTTGTACGTCCGCTAATAAGGACCTTTTCCTTAAGAGAAAAACAATATTCGACTATTATCACGACAATAGTGTTATACTAACAGCCATCCTGAGTAAAGATTCCAACTGTGTTACTAAATATGTCCCCTATTTAGAGAAAATTCTTCcaatatataatgaagtAAAGGATGATTGTGATGGCAATTCTAAAACGGACCCCTATTGTAAGGAATTCGTGACATGGTTCAAGGATGAAAATGATCCGGAGCAATTAAAAACACAGTGTGATTCAGCTCAGGAAAGATTTGGACCTAAACCCGGACCGAGATCTGGTCCTGGTACCACAGCTTCCAATGTGGGAAGTACAGCACTTCCCACTGCTGCCATCGTCCCTTCtgcattagctgcagtaggattaccaacaattgtcacttttcttttatataaggtacaattCTAA
- a CDS encoding KIR protein, with protein MPEGNNLNYNARCNFLYYWIGDLLFKNVTDPDIVPNTLNSICKYIKSTYLKEKDKVICETIDKNKFNRRKLIFDYWQDYNAIKSLLQSSKSECEPKYRDYLNGIVNAYNTLNTNCTNPANKNNPYCEEFNIPSILGVVGLPTMVFLLYKYTSIFSDLRNTLFGGNNNSRIKRRERSTGRHHFENTLTEGASTFDSSENGSTSEYSTLA; from the exons ATGCCAGAAGGCAACAACCTAAACTATAATGCAcgctgcaattttttatattattggataggggacCTGTTATTCAAAAATGTAACAGATCCTGACATAGTCCCGAACACTCTAAATTCAAtctgtaaatatataaagagtACGTATCTAAAGGAGAAGGACAAAGTTATTTGTGAAACTATCgataaaaacaaattcaACCGTAGAAAACTAATATTTGATTATTGGCAGGACTACAATGCAATAAAGTCACTGTTACAGAGCAGCAAGTCTGAATGTGAACCGAAATATAGGGACTACTTGAATGGTATTGTCAACGCATATAATACTTTGAATACAAATTGTACGAATCCTGCAAATAAGAATAATCCATATTGTGAGGAATTCAATA TCCCTTCCATATTGGGAGTAGTAGGATTGCCTACAATggtttttttattatataaa tatacttccatattttccGATTTACGCAACACCCTCTTTGGAGGCAACAATAACAGTAGAattaaaagaagggaaagatcCACTGGACGTCACCACTTTGAGAACACATTAACGGAAGGTGCCTCAACATTTGACTCATCGGAAAACGGTTCAACATCAGAATATTCAACATTAGCGTAA